The proteins below are encoded in one region of Fimbriimonadaceae bacterium:
- the lipB gene encoding lipoyl(octanoyl) transferase LipB — translation MADATALHVVDLGRMGFLAAWEEQRRAAEPFRQDTLFLVEHDPVVTLGASHHLENLLVPPQEFARRGIAVERVDRGGDVTFHGPGQLVAYPVFDVAQHGRDLHKWLRDLEEVVIRSLAAYGLEGYRFPPHTGVWVQVEGEPRKIAAIGVKVRRWVSTHGIAVNVENDLSLFDLIVPCGIPGYGVTSLTEATGRRVTVEDYKAPLRDAFQSVFF, via the coding sequence TTGGCTGACGCAACGGCCCTGCACGTCGTGGACCTCGGCCGCATGGGGTTTCTTGCGGCCTGGGAAGAGCAACGGCGGGCGGCGGAGCCCTTCCGGCAAGACACGCTCTTCCTGGTCGAGCACGACCCGGTCGTGACCCTCGGGGCCAGTCACCACTTGGAGAATCTGCTCGTCCCGCCGCAAGAGTTCGCCCGTAGGGGCATTGCGGTCGAGCGAGTGGACCGGGGAGGGGACGTCACCTTCCACGGCCCCGGGCAGCTTGTCGCCTATCCCGTCTTCGACGTCGCCCAGCATGGGCGTGACCTGCACAAGTGGCTTCGCGACCTCGAGGAGGTTGTCATCCGCAGCTTGGCCGCCTATGGCCTCGAGGGGTACCGGTTCCCGCCGCACACCGGGGTTTGGGTGCAGGTGGAGGGAGAGCCCCGCAAGATCGCTGCGATCGGCGTGAAGGTGCGAAGATGGGTCAGCACCCACGGGATCGCGGTCAATGTCGAGAACGATCTTTCCCTCTTCGACCTCATCGTGCCGTGTGGCATCCCGGGTTACGGGGTCACCTCCTTAACCGAGGCGACGGGCCGCAGGGTGACGGTGGAAGACTACAAGGCCCCGCTCCGCGACGCCTTCCAGAGTGTCTTCTTCTAG